In one Nicotiana tomentosiformis chromosome 6, ASM39032v3, whole genome shotgun sequence genomic region, the following are encoded:
- the LOC108948219 gene encoding uncharacterized mitochondrial protein AtMg00310-like has product MHLLAAIAPPKAVLKQIEKYLTDFFWGYSDGKKKYHWVSWKNLCYAKDEGGEGFQSLNDITTSFAMKRWWQLRTHDNLWSKFMKAKYGKRTNIVVRKWSSGQSQSWKEMEIKKCTEPHMI; this is encoded by the coding sequence ATGCACCTACTGGCAGCCATTGCACCTCCAAAAGCAGTTTTGAAACAGATCGAAAAATATTTGACAGATTTTTTTTGGGGATATAGTGATGGAAAAAAGAAATATCACTGGGTGTCTTGGAAGAACCTTTGTTATGCTAAAGATGAAGGAGGAGAGGGCTTTCAAAGCCTAAATGATATCACAACATCCTTTGCCATGAAAAGGTGGTGGCAGCTCAGAACTCATGATAATCTGTGGTCAAAGTTCATGAAGGCAAAATACGGTAAGAGAACTAATATTGTAGTAAGGAAATGGTCTTCAGGTCAATCACAAAGCTGGAAGGAGATGGAGATCAAGAAGTGCACTGAACCTCATATGATCTGA